From one Suicoccus acidiformans genomic stretch:
- the smpB gene encoding SsrA-binding protein SmpB: MAKQQTKDKPLAQNRKARHDYEILETFEAGLALKGTEIKSVRKGKMNIQDGYVSFRNGEAWLKQVHISPYEQGNIFNHDPLRDRKLLLHKRQIIQLHNEVKQNRYTVVPLKVYLVRGRAKVLIGLARGKNRYDKRHALKEQQAKRDIDRALKAR; encoded by the coding sequence ATGGCTAAACAACAAACAAAAGACAAGCCCCTTGCACAAAATCGTAAGGCGCGACATGATTACGAAATCTTGGAAACTTTTGAAGCGGGCTTAGCCCTCAAAGGCACGGAAATCAAATCCGTCCGCAAAGGCAAGATGAATATTCAAGATGGATATGTCTCCTTTAGAAACGGTGAAGCTTGGCTCAAACAAGTTCATATTAGCCCCTATGAACAGGGAAATATCTTCAACCATGATCCCCTGCGTGACCGTAAATTACTCTTACATAAACGCCAAATCATTCAACTGCACAACGAAGTCAAGCAAAACCGCTATACTGTCGTGCCATTGAAGGTATATCTCGTTCGCGGACGGGCCAAAGTTCTAATCGGCTTAGCTCGCGGTAAGAATCGCTATGACAAACGCCATGCTCTTAAAGAGCAACAAGCTAAAAGGGATATTGACCGTGCATTAAAGGCGCGATAA
- a CDS encoding 2-keto-3-deoxygluconate permease, with protein sequence MYKFMKKIPGGLLLIPMLAAALVNTIASDFFHNLGGMSEALFTTNGINYVVAATCFCSGATLDVQRLMKVLKKQGTLLLIKTVLCVAVAFLYIRFFGLEGIFGITAVALVAAICSTNPSLYLALEQDFGTEDDQGAFGLVGLFCVPAYPMLVFSVAQTSAIDWTPIISTLVPIIFGMIVGNLDKDMADFFRPGVVVLTPFMGWVFGAGINLLSAAQAGLQGVLITALYYLIMIPILFVERKFIHEDGISAIAMSSIAGMSVSVPTLMAASNPALAPFAESATAQIALGVVLTSLITPILAKRLDKTNHPEA encoded by the coding sequence ATGTACAAATTCATGAAGAAGATTCCTGGTGGATTACTTTTAATCCCAATGTTGGCTGCTGCCCTCGTGAATACGATTGCATCAGACTTCTTCCATAATCTCGGCGGTATGAGTGAAGCACTTTTTACAACGAATGGTATTAACTATGTCGTTGCTGCAACGTGCTTCTGCTCGGGAGCGACGCTTGACGTTCAGCGCTTGATGAAAGTGTTGAAAAAGCAAGGTACCTTACTTCTAATTAAAACCGTGCTTTGTGTGGCGGTTGCCTTCCTCTATATCCGTTTCTTCGGGCTTGAAGGAATCTTTGGCATTACTGCTGTTGCTTTAGTCGCTGCGATTTGTAGTACAAACCCTTCGCTTTACCTCGCCTTAGAGCAAGACTTTGGGACAGAAGATGACCAGGGGGCCTTTGGTTTAGTCGGACTTTTCTGTGTGCCAGCCTATCCGATGCTCGTCTTCAGTGTTGCCCAAACATCTGCGATTGATTGGACACCAATTATCTCTACCCTAGTCCCAATCATCTTCGGAATGATTGTGGGTAACTTAGATAAAGATATGGCTGACTTCTTCCGTCCAGGTGTAGTTGTTCTAACACCTTTTATGGGCTGGGTTTTCGGAGCAGGCATTAACCTCTTAAGTGCTGCCCAAGCTGGGCTTCAAGGGGTACTTATCACAGCGCTTTATTACTTAATAATGATCCCGATTCTTTTCGTTGAGCGCAAATTCATCCATGAAGACGGTATTTCGGCAATTGCCATGAGTTCCATTGCTGGTATGTCCGTATCAGTTCCAACACTGATGGCTGCATCGAACCCGGCACTTGCTCCTTTTGCCGAAAGTGCCACCGCACAAATCGCCTTAGGGGTTGTCTTAACCAGCTTAATTACACCTATCTTAGCCAAACGTTTAGATAAGACCAACCATCCCGAAGCATAG
- the rnjA gene encoding ribonuclease J1, whose translation MAANLKNNEVGVFALGGLEEIGKNMYGVQFQDEILILDCGVLFPDDDLLGIDYVINDFQYLLENRDKVKALIISHGHEDHIGGIPFLLQQLNVPIYADPLASALIRNKLQERGLLRDAQIHEIHEDSVIKFRKTSVRFFRVSHSIPEAFGIVVNTPPGNIVFTGDYKFDFTPVGKPANLHRMAQLGEEGVLLMMGDSTNSEVSTFTMSERIVGESIHSIIQGVEGRVIFATFASNVSRLQQVVETAIETDRKIAVFGRSMENAIKTGQELGYINDHGYDVFINNRELNQYPGHEMIILCTGSQGEPMAALSRIANGTHRQISLQPEDTVIFSSSPIPGNTTSVNRVINQLTDAGADVIHGKLNNIHTSGHGSQQEQLLMMRLLKPKYFLPVHGEYRMLNIQAKLAQEVGIPAEHTFVMKSGDMLALTEDSARISGQIPAGDVYVDGSGIGDVGNVVLRDRKILSENGLVIITATIDYENKQLISGPDIMSRGFIYMRESEELIQTIQNSVKAAINRGLNESGNDVNEKLIRDIIFDTVHPLLYDETERKPMILPVLLDINKGVRRRSNKQDEAQSDGHEKPKQANRNGKRNHRKKA comes from the coding sequence ATGGCAGCAAACCTGAAGAATAATGAAGTAGGCGTCTTTGCCCTAGGTGGACTTGAAGAAATTGGGAAAAATATGTATGGGGTCCAATTTCAAGATGAAATCCTTATCCTAGACTGCGGCGTCCTCTTTCCAGACGATGACCTTTTGGGCATCGATTACGTCATTAATGACTTCCAATACCTATTGGAAAACCGCGATAAAGTCAAAGCCTTGATTATTTCTCATGGGCACGAAGATCATATTGGCGGTATTCCCTTCCTCTTACAGCAATTGAATGTGCCGATTTATGCCGATCCCTTGGCCAGTGCCTTGATTCGCAACAAGCTGCAAGAGCGTGGATTACTTCGTGACGCACAAATTCACGAGATTCATGAAGACAGTGTGATTAAATTCCGTAAGACGAGCGTCCGCTTCTTCCGTGTTAGCCACAGTATTCCAGAAGCCTTTGGTATTGTTGTTAACACACCACCGGGTAACATCGTCTTTACAGGAGACTATAAGTTCGACTTTACGCCTGTTGGCAAACCAGCAAACCTTCACCGCATGGCTCAATTAGGAGAAGAAGGTGTGTTGTTGATGATGGGGGATTCGACCAATTCGGAAGTTTCAACTTTCACCATGTCAGAGCGTATTGTCGGCGAATCGATTCACAGTATTATTCAAGGTGTTGAAGGCCGTGTAATTTTTGCGACTTTTGCTTCAAATGTGTCCCGCTTGCAACAAGTAGTAGAGACAGCCATTGAAACAGACCGCAAAATCGCTGTCTTTGGTCGCAGTATGGAGAATGCCATAAAAACTGGCCAAGAATTGGGTTACATTAATGATCACGGTTATGATGTATTCATCAATAACCGCGAATTAAATCAATATCCAGGACACGAGATGATTATTCTCTGTACCGGTTCGCAAGGGGAACCGATGGCAGCCTTGAGCCGGATTGCTAATGGTACCCACCGGCAAATTTCCTTGCAGCCTGAAGATACAGTTATCTTCTCCAGTTCACCGATTCCTGGTAATACAACCAGTGTAAACCGAGTCATTAATCAGCTAACGGATGCTGGAGCGGACGTTATTCATGGTAAATTGAATAATATCCATACATCTGGACACGGAAGTCAACAAGAGCAATTATTAATGATGCGTCTGTTGAAACCGAAATACTTCCTCCCAGTTCACGGTGAGTATCGCATGCTAAATATTCAAGCCAAGCTTGCCCAAGAAGTAGGCATTCCTGCTGAACATACCTTTGTGATGAAAAGCGGTGATATGCTTGCCCTTACCGAAGATAGTGCGCGTATTTCAGGCCAAATCCCAGCTGGGGACGTCTATGTTGACGGAAGTGGTATCGGTGACGTTGGCAACGTCGTCTTACGTGACCGTAAGATTCTATCGGAGAATGGGTTAGTTATCATTACTGCTACCATTGATTATGAGAACAAGCAGCTTATCAGTGGACCAGATATTATGTCACGAGGCTTTATCTATATGCGTGAGTCCGAAGAACTCATCCAAACCATCCAAAACTCCGTTAAAGCAGCCATCAACCGTGGCTTAAATGAAAGCGGCAATGATGTAAATGAGAAGCTGATTCGTGACATCATCTTCGATACTGTTCATCCACTGCTGTATGATGAAACTGAACGTAAACCGATGATACTGCCAGTACTCTTAGATATTAACAAAGGCGTTCGTCGTCGCAGCAACAAGCAAGACGAAGCCCAAAGTGACGGCCATGAAAAGCCGAAACAAGCAAATCGAAATGGAAAACGTAATCATCGCAAAAAAGCATAA
- a CDS encoding DNA-directed RNA polymerase subunit epsilon, giving the protein MIYKVLYQPSKTQAPRRETTQALFMEAESIKEVRKLLDANTPYNVEFIQALEGEFLDYERENNPDFEVVTF; this is encoded by the coding sequence ATGATTTATAAAGTACTTTATCAACCAAGCAAAACACAAGCACCGCGCCGTGAAACGACGCAAGCTTTGTTTATGGAAGCAGAGTCTATTAAAGAAGTACGCAAATTATTAGATGCGAACACACCATACAACGTTGAATTCATCCAAGCCCTTGAAGGCGAATTCCTCGATTATGAACGGGAGAATAACCCGGATTTTGAGGTTGTGACCTTTTAA
- the comGA gene encoding competence type IV pilus ATPase ComGA: MVERLAHTMIEKGVLLGVSDVHILPLETGYGVYFRAQGYLEPCDSLSDEQGKRLISYFKFAANMDVGEKRHPQSGASEMQLAEEVVELRFSTMTNVRLKESLVIRILRQQQSNLAELGSYYPSDIPVLERLIQRKSGLVLFSGPVGSGKTTTIYQLLRTRSHKETLQVITMEDPVELYDERFLQTEVNEASGITYDVLIKASLRHHPDILLIGEIRDEETARMAIRGALTGHLMIATIHAKDALGVMARLEELQISPEQMKQSLIGVISQRLLPRYCNLCQGRCHRYCQHIPSERKRSALLEILSGPALQKYFDTGEADYLRLNQRLKKVWAYGYIDTETYLHFELV, translated from the coding sequence TTGGTTGAACGATTGGCGCATACAATGATTGAAAAGGGGGTTTTGCTGGGTGTGTCAGATGTTCATATCTTGCCCTTAGAGACGGGGTATGGGGTTTATTTCCGTGCTCAGGGCTATTTAGAGCCGTGTGATTCCTTATCAGATGAGCAGGGTAAGCGTTTGATTAGCTATTTCAAATTTGCCGCGAATATGGATGTGGGGGAGAAACGACACCCTCAGTCGGGTGCGAGTGAGATGCAGTTAGCCGAGGAAGTTGTTGAGCTACGTTTCTCAACGATGACAAATGTTCGCTTAAAGGAATCGCTGGTTATTCGGATTCTCCGGCAGCAACAGTCGAATTTAGCAGAATTGGGCAGCTATTATCCTAGTGATATTCCGGTATTAGAGCGCTTGATTCAGCGTAAAAGTGGCTTAGTTTTATTCAGTGGTCCGGTCGGCTCCGGCAAAACCACGACCATTTATCAACTGCTCCGTACCCGTAGTCACAAGGAGACTTTGCAAGTGATAACCATGGAGGATCCAGTTGAACTGTATGATGAGCGTTTCTTGCAGACAGAGGTAAATGAGGCATCGGGAATTACGTACGATGTCTTAATTAAAGCGTCCTTACGCCATCATCCCGACATTCTTCTTATCGGAGAAATTCGCGATGAAGAAACGGCGCGGATGGCTATCCGTGGTGCCTTAACCGGGCATTTGATGATTGCTACGATTCATGCTAAAGATGCCCTAGGTGTCATGGCGCGCTTGGAAGAATTGCAAATTAGTCCAGAACAGATGAAGCAATCACTCATTGGTGTTATTTCCCAGCGACTTTTACCGCGTTACTGCAATCTATGCCAAGGGCGTTGTCATAGATATTGCCAGCATATTCCATCAGAGCGTAAGCGGTCGGCCTTGTTGGAGATTTTATCAGGGCCGGCTTTGCAGAAGTATTTCGATACGGGAGAAGCAGATTACTTAAGACTGAATCAACGTTTAAAGAAAGTGTGGGCTTATGGCTATATCGACACGGAAACCTATCTTCACTTCGAGCTTGTTTGA
- the comGB gene encoding competence type IV pilus assembly protein ComGB, protein MAISTRKPIFTSSLFERQAKVLRPKDRSLFLKYLAELLTQGFSVQQALHFMALLLPQYAHLIDQMQAALEKGESFERALEPLGYSIHIVANLFYAQRQGRFLEALHQAADFLRKLQEYQQKFIKVLVYPAMMLVFLVALLFGMRSFLLPHIASFIQQDVYDSHLMVRMLVDFFSYLPQITLLLVGLSLVVLGLGNLYLFRLRPLKRYQLLVQIPFIQGWVRSYCSYQLAEAFGNFFLGGYSMQQTLDTLVRFPIEPLLADVGEILETGFKEGRPLVDLLAELDIFTQVFPLVIQQGELISQTAAKCQMYAQTVFRQLMEDIERKIQWVQPILFIFIAMLVLAMYLLIMLPMFTMEGL, encoded by the coding sequence ATGGCTATATCGACACGGAAACCTATCTTCACTTCGAGCTTGTTTGAACGTCAAGCAAAGGTGCTACGCCCCAAAGACCGATCACTTTTCTTAAAGTACTTGGCGGAATTGTTAACACAAGGCTTTTCCGTCCAACAAGCTTTGCATTTCATGGCCTTGTTGCTGCCCCAGTATGCCCACCTCATTGACCAGATGCAGGCAGCTTTAGAAAAGGGCGAAAGCTTTGAGCGGGCCTTGGAACCCTTAGGTTACTCCATACACATCGTGGCTAACTTATTCTATGCCCAAAGGCAAGGGCGCTTCTTGGAAGCCTTGCACCAAGCAGCTGACTTTCTGCGCAAACTGCAGGAATATCAACAGAAATTTATCAAAGTCCTCGTTTATCCAGCGATGATGCTTGTATTTCTCGTGGCTTTATTATTTGGGATGCGTAGCTTTCTCTTGCCACATATTGCCAGCTTTATTCAGCAGGATGTGTATGATAGTCATCTTATGGTCCGGATGCTGGTGGATTTCTTCAGTTACCTCCCCCAAATAACGCTCTTATTGGTCGGACTTAGCTTAGTCGTTCTTGGCTTAGGAAATTTGTATCTCTTTCGCTTGCGTCCTTTAAAACGCTATCAGCTCTTAGTTCAAATACCGTTTATCCAAGGTTGGGTACGCAGCTATTGCAGTTATCAGCTAGCGGAGGCCTTTGGTAATTTCTTCCTGGGGGGGTATTCCATGCAGCAGACCTTAGATACCTTAGTGCGCTTTCCAATTGAACCATTACTGGCGGATGTGGGGGAAATTCTAGAAACGGGATTTAAGGAGGGACGTCCCTTAGTCGACTTATTGGCAGAATTGGATATCTTTACCCAAGTTTTTCCTTTAGTTATTCAACAAGGAGAACTTATCAGTCAAACAGCCGCCAAATGTCAAATGTATGCCCAAACCGTCTTTCGGCAACTGATGGAAGATATTGAACGAAAGATCCAGTGGGTTCAACCGATTTTGTTTATCTTTATTGCAATGCTCGTTTTAGCAATGTATTTACTAATTATGTTACCCATGTTTACAATGGAAGGATTATAG
- the comGC gene encoding competence type IV pilus major pilin ComGC — translation MEKILKRLQTLRKNKEQGFSLLEMLIVLIVVALLMVILIPNISSQRDRIDEQGKANITEIVHSQAQAYQMVEGAGPVSLDTLVSSGYLTDKQADEAVKRMDGINSRADTVQ, via the coding sequence ATGGAAAAAATATTAAAGAGATTACAGACACTGCGAAAGAATAAGGAGCAAGGCTTTTCACTTCTAGAAATGCTCATTGTGCTGATTGTCGTTGCCTTACTTATGGTGATCTTGATCCCAAATATTTCGAGTCAACGGGACCGGATTGATGAGCAAGGGAAGGCCAATATTACCGAAATTGTCCACAGTCAAGCCCAAGCCTATCAAATGGTTGAAGGAGCAGGTCCAGTTAGTTTAGATACCCTTGTCTCATCGGGTTATCTCACCGACAAGCAAGCGGATGAGGCCGTTAAACGCATGGACGGGATTAACTCTCGTGCGGATACGGTTCAGTGA
- the comGD gene encoding competence type IV pilus minor pilin ComGD, whose product MRRSELGFSLLESLLVLAILSICLVCLRFTQPIDFKQSIEGRLLFETIAQELQTAQQTAILQKVDIRVDFDAYRQEVRFTEMRTPRESYQLRVPEPWQIEHSYAFTFRRDARTTNFKSIHFINMQDNTRVSFVFQIANGRFCIERG is encoded by the coding sequence GTGAGGCGCAGTGAATTAGGCTTTTCTTTGCTTGAAAGTCTACTTGTCTTGGCCATTCTCAGCATCTGCTTAGTGTGCTTGCGTTTTACACAACCGATTGATTTCAAGCAGAGTATTGAAGGTCGGCTCTTATTCGAAACGATTGCTCAAGAATTGCAGACAGCTCAACAGACAGCTATTTTGCAGAAGGTAGATATTCGTGTAGATTTTGATGCGTATCGCCAAGAGGTTCGCTTTACCGAAATGCGCACGCCAAGGGAAAGCTATCAATTGCGCGTGCCGGAACCTTGGCAGATTGAGCATTCTTATGCCTTTACTTTTCGCCGTGATGCACGGACAACTAACTTTAAATCGATTCATTTCATCAATATGCAGGACAATACAAGGGTCTCCTTTGTCTTTCAAATAGCAAATGGTCGCTTTTGTATAGAGAGGGGTTGA
- a CDS encoding type II secretion system protein, with protein MRRSEGAFTLLEALTALSLLGFVLALFLPSYLSLIESQQREAEATQEWRIFYELARVSFAEDDSSLREEALIRNYNASGQGRRVEAFACEAELCQIWLEGGEAYTVAREDS; from the coding sequence ATGAGGCGTAGTGAAGGTGCCTTTACCTTATTGGAAGCATTAACGGCATTGAGTCTGCTCGGCTTTGTGTTAGCCCTCTTCTTGCCCAGCTACTTATCTTTGATTGAAAGCCAACAGAGGGAAGCGGAGGCGACTCAGGAATGGCGAATATTTTATGAGTTGGCCCGGGTGAGTTTTGCAGAAGATGATAGTAGTCTACGTGAAGAAGCCTTAATTAGGAACTATAATGCCAGTGGCCAAGGGCGGAGAGTGGAAGCTTTTGCTTGTGAGGCTGAACTTTGCCAAATATGGCTTGAAGGAGGTGAGGCGTATACGGTGGCTAGAGAAGATTCATAG
- a CDS encoding ComGF family competence protein → MRRIRWLEKIHSSHDAAFTLVELLLGLLIFSMIMQTISMSLRTYQSIEGRILEDRSQDWHLFLNLLEAELEHYTVEGIEGGRVYLKEPQSGKVSWIELNRGRLVKRPGWQTYLMEVDTWSAQWQGEFIYLEVSLANGQTYQGHIRVGGNP, encoded by the coding sequence GTGAGGCGTATACGGTGGCTAGAGAAGATTCATAGTAGTCATGATGCGGCTTTCACATTAGTAGAATTATTACTAGGTTTGCTGATTTTCTCCATGATTATGCAGACGATAAGTATGAGCTTACGGACTTATCAGAGTATCGAAGGGCGAATCCTGGAAGATCGTAGCCAAGATTGGCATCTCTTTCTCAATTTACTAGAGGCGGAGCTAGAACATTATACGGTGGAAGGCATTGAAGGTGGGCGGGTTTACCTAAAGGAACCTCAAAGCGGGAAAGTATCCTGGATTGAGCTAAATCGTGGGCGGCTTGTTAAGCGTCCGGGTTGGCAAACTTATTTAATGGAAGTGGACACCTGGTCCGCCCAATGGCAGGGTGAATTTATCTATTTGGAAGTAAGTCTAGCAAACGGCCAAACTTATCAAGGTCATATTCGGGTAGGTGGGAATCCTTGA
- a CDS encoding M24 family metallopeptidase, whose product MRRIEAIRDYLKEEQMDAMLVTNLKNVFYLANFTGTAGLILLTQEKAFFMTDFRYRQQATEQAKGFEVIIREGTQTEALQGLIDQEGIERLMLEADDMKLSTYEDLEDALDVDFYSSRGVIEAIRAVKDPEEVERIRKACQITDEAYTHILDFIQVGMTELEVANELERFMKAKGASAMSFDTIVASGYRSAMPHGVASDKVIEAGDMVTIDFGCYYQGYSSDMTRTFAIGDVDPELEKIYAIVLEAHERVIAQAKAGMTGAEVDAIARDYISEQGYGEYFGHSTGHGLGIDVHEEPAIASRNEEPLEEYMVITDEPGIYIEGLGGVRIEDDLLVLADGVESLNTSPKHFIKL is encoded by the coding sequence GTGAGAAGAATTGAAGCAATCAGAGACTATTTAAAAGAAGAGCAAATGGACGCAATGCTGGTGACAAATTTGAAGAATGTCTTCTATTTGGCTAACTTTACGGGAACGGCCGGCCTTATTCTCTTAACTCAAGAGAAAGCATTCTTTATGACCGATTTTCGTTACCGCCAACAAGCGACTGAGCAGGCAAAAGGCTTTGAGGTCATTATTCGTGAGGGGACTCAGACAGAGGCATTACAAGGTTTAATCGACCAAGAAGGAATTGAGCGTTTAATGCTGGAAGCTGATGATATGAAGCTTTCAACTTACGAAGATTTAGAAGATGCCTTAGATGTTGACTTCTATTCCAGTCGTGGGGTGATTGAAGCTATTCGAGCTGTTAAGGACCCTGAAGAGGTTGAACGGATTAGGAAAGCGTGCCAAATTACTGACGAAGCATATACACACATTCTTGACTTCATTCAAGTCGGGATGACTGAACTTGAAGTCGCCAATGAATTAGAACGCTTTATGAAGGCTAAAGGTGCGTCGGCTATGTCTTTTGACACCATCGTAGCCAGTGGTTACCGCTCAGCCATGCCTCATGGTGTAGCTAGCGATAAGGTAATTGAAGCAGGCGATATGGTGACTATCGACTTTGGCTGCTACTATCAAGGCTATAGTTCAGATATGACTCGAACTTTTGCCATCGGCGACGTTGATCCGGAACTGGAGAAGATTTATGCGATTGTTCTTGAAGCACATGAACGGGTCATTGCTCAAGCGAAGGCTGGGATGACGGGTGCTGAAGTAGATGCGATTGCCCGAGACTATATTAGCGAGCAAGGTTACGGGGAATATTTCGGCCACTCAACTGGGCATGGCTTAGGTATCGATGTGCATGAAGAGCCAGCCATTGCCAGTCGCAATGAGGAGCCTTTGGAAGAGTATATGGTCATCACCGATGAGCCGGGAATTTATATAGAAGGTCTGGGCGGTGTAAGGATTGAAGATGACTTATTAGTATTAGCCGATGGGGTAGAAAGTCTCAACACAAGTCCAAAACATTTCATAAAACTCTAG
- a CDS encoding Asp23/Gls24 family envelope stress response protein, translating to MTNKREVAFNPSEHGNLGEINITPGVLESIAAKASSEVKGVVTQHTGFQKEVENFLGMDNERISAHVGRDGEDLTIDLHVHIMFGYSVPEVAIEIQERVREQILYMTDLLVSQVNVHVQSIETEAVAGETRES from the coding sequence ATGACAAATAAACGCGAAGTAGCCTTCAATCCATCAGAACACGGAAATTTAGGTGAAATCAATATAACGCCAGGCGTACTCGAGTCAATTGCTGCCAAGGCGAGTAGTGAAGTGAAAGGGGTCGTCACCCAACACACTGGCTTCCAGAAAGAAGTCGAAAACTTTCTTGGCATGGACAATGAGCGTATTTCAGCCCATGTTGGCCGAGACGGTGAGGATTTAACGATTGATCTACATGTGCATATCATGTTTGGTTATTCTGTACCTGAAGTGGCTATTGAAATTCAAGAACGTGTCCGCGAGCAGATTCTATATATGACCGATTTATTAGTCAGCCAAGTAAATGTTCACGTGCAATCGATTGAAACAGAAGCAGTCGCAGGTGAAACGCGTGAGTCGTAA
- the nusB gene encoding transcription antitermination factor NusB: MSRKLSSRREARIIALQTLFQLTVNAQETSRDEALAFALEEGDYPEAGFDSISDPYVYTLIEGVQSHQASLDEIIQANLSNWTLSRLLPIDLTILRIAIYEMDYVDDEDVPPAVAVNEAIEISRGFSDDKSRKFISGVLLNRLHKNDAVLEEDA, encoded by the coding sequence GTGAGTCGTAAACTAAGTTCAAGGCGCGAGGCGCGCATCATTGCCTTGCAGACCTTATTTCAGTTAACGGTTAATGCTCAAGAAACGTCTCGTGATGAAGCCTTAGCTTTTGCCTTAGAAGAAGGCGATTATCCAGAAGCAGGCTTTGATTCTATTAGTGATCCTTATGTATATACACTTATTGAAGGGGTCCAAAGCCATCAAGCAAGTTTGGACGAGATAATTCAAGCGAATTTATCCAATTGGACATTGTCGCGCTTATTGCCGATTGATTTAACCATTCTGCGTATCGCAATCTATGAAATGGACTATGTGGATGATGAAGACGTCCCACCAGCAGTTGCTGTCAATGAAGCGATTGAGATTAGCCGTGGCTTCAGTGATGATAAATCTCGTAAATTTATTAGTGGTGTCCTCTTAAATCGACTCCATAAGAATGATGCAGTTCTTGAAGAAGACGCTTAA